From Vigna unguiculata cultivar IT97K-499-35 chromosome 5, ASM411807v1, whole genome shotgun sequence, the proteins below share one genomic window:
- the LOC114183952 gene encoding uncharacterized protein LOC114183952, producing MEPPPSYSYSPFSFSVECHPQIQMHDPILFFLFFASLSSFLFLSFSLFKRFSKKQHHTAQVPTLLPPQHAPKKKKRKPKKKRTDCQTQVEENPDSNSDSGLRLESASYYPFTSSSSFMQRKIKQQYDELVKCNHLKKLTLPQVVHFANSLVDARNELQHKADVIQRKFVITKALLCKADRSSFDRLHQQIYKLELEQKRLEEDAFVYNSLQQQLKLSPAYQKMLELGACMEKEKATGLGENRDDDFADISFEELLAREKKDSYWQKNGKSRLCSS from the exons ATGGAGCCTCCACCTTCGTATTCGTATTCTCCATTCTCATTCTCTGTTGAGTGCCACCCACAAATACAAATGCACGATCCTattcttttcttcctcttcttcgcATCCCTctcttcctttctctttctatctttctctctcttcaaaCGTTTCTCCAAAAAGCAACACCACACTGCGCAAGTTCCAACCTTGTTGCCACCCCAACATGCCcccaagaagaagaagaggaagccTAAGAAGAAGAGAACCGATTGCCAAACCCAAGTTGAAGAGAATCCCGATTCGAATTCGGACTCGGGGCTCCGACTTGAATCCGCGTCCTACTACCCGTTCACGTCTTCCAGCAGCTTTATGCAGAGAAAGATCAAACAGCAGTACGATGAACTCGTCAAATGCAACCACTTGAAGAAACTGACACTGCCGCAG GTTGTACATTTTGCTAACAGTCTGGTTGATGCTAGAAATGAACTACAGCACAa AGCTGATGTAATTCAACGTAAATTTGTAATAACGAAGGCTTTACTATGTAAGGCAGATAGATCTTCTTTTGATCGCCTTCATCAACAG ATATACAAGCTGGAATTAGAGCAAAAACGTTTAGAAGAGGATGCATTTGTTTATAACTCACTTCAACAACAGCTTAAACTCTCACCAGCATACCAAaag ATGCTTGAACTTGGAGCTTGCATGGAAAAGGAAAAGGCAACTGGACTGGGAGAGAACAGAGATGATGATTTTGCTGACATTTCTTTTGAAGAATTATTAGCACGGGAGAAGAAAGATTCGTATTG GCAAAAAAATGGGAAATCAAGATTATGCTCAAGctga